A single Triticum dicoccoides isolate Atlit2015 ecotype Zavitan chromosome 2A, WEW_v2.0, whole genome shotgun sequence DNA region contains:
- the LOC119359229 gene encoding E3 ubiquitin-protein ligase RDUF2-like, whose product MDSSSLHRTEPTDKPAGRSSKSLDTGWIILIVLAVLAAVGLLVLAVCCIRRRKQKPRAPAAIRRRERLPAGTAAVRIGESGAGRLPADAAAVRIDESGAGRLPADAVAVRIGESGAGRLPADAVAVRIGESGAGRLSADTAVFHTGESSGAGEGAGVQATVCPMCTRPYDNEPCRWAPERLNCGHVFHGQCIKPWGAVNLACPVCNTTHIQLLGKTPGDARAARHRYSFSHLESSVTTKDDIAVGSSSFRQRDWD is encoded by the exons ATGGATTCCAGCAGCTTACATCGTACGGAACCCACCGACAAGCCAGCCGGCAGATCGAGCAAGTCGCTCGATACTGGCTGGATCATCCTCATCGTCTTGGCGGTCCTCGCCGCCGTGGGGCTGCTGGTCCTGGCTGTCTGCTGCATCCGCCGGCGGAAGCAGAAGCCCAGGGCTCCAGCTGCGATCCGTCGGCGCGAGCGACTCCCGGCCGGGACAGCGGCCGTCCGCATCGGCGAAAGCGGCGCCGGGCGACTCCCGGCCGACGCAGCGGCCGTCCGCATCGACGAAAGCGGCGCCGGGCGACTGCCGGCCGACGCAGTGGCCGTCCGCATCGGAGAGAGCGGCGCCGGGCGACTCCCGGCCGACGCAGTAGCCGTCCGCATCGGAGAGAGCGGCGCCGGGCGACTCTCGGCCGACACAGCGGTCTTCCACACGGGCGAAAGCAGCGGCGCCGGCGAGGGAGCCGGAGTCCAAGCCACCGTCTGTCCGATGTGTACCCGCCCGTACGACAACGAGCCGTGCAGGTGGGCACCAGAAAGGCTGAATTGCGGGCACGTCTTCCATGGGCAGTGCATCAAGCCGTGGGGCGCCGTCAACCTGGCTTGCCCAGTCTGCAACACAACCCACATCCAGCTTCTTGGGAAGACGCCCG GCGACGCCAGGGCAGCAAGGCACCGGTACTCATTCAGCCATCTCGAGAGCTCGGTCACCACCAAGGATGACATCGCCGTCGGCAGCTCGAGCTTCCGGCAACGAGATTGGGATTGA